Part of the Anopheles gambiae chromosome 3, idAnoGambNW_F1_1, whole genome shotgun sequence genome is shown below.
CTCGACAAGGTATGTTAAAGAGAAACTGTGCCCAAGAACGACTTTACTGACAACATTTCCACAACTAGCTAGATCCTCACGCCGgcaaagagttcctgggatgGATAGTGGGTGCCAATCCGGTCGGACAAATGATCTTCAGCCCGCTGGTCGGATGGTGGGGCAATCGGCTTGGTTCGATCCGGCTGCCCCTGCTCTGCTCGCTGGCGCTATTTTCCATCGCTAGCGGCATCTACGCCTGCCTCGAGCTGTTCCCAACTGATCAAAAGTATTGGATGCTGTACTCGCGCTTCCTCATCGGCGTCAGCTCGTCCAGTGTGGCCGTGTGCCGGTCGTACCTGTCGGCGGCCACCAAGGTCAAGGAACGGACCGGTGCCGTATCGATGGTATCGCTCGCGCAAACGCTAGGATTTATCGTGGGCCCCGTGCTGCAGGGCGCCGTAACGATGTTCGGCGAAGATGGACTGCCGCTGGTGAAAAACAAATTGCACCTCAACATGTACACGGCCACTGGGTGGATAAACGTTTTGATGGGAATTTTGAACTTTTGTCTGTTTCTGCCGTTCGTGTTCAAAGAGAAACGAATCGCGGCCCTCGAAGCCATGAAACAGCAGGGCATGCAGTCGGAGAAGGAAACGTGGAAATCGATGAAACCGGATTATTTATCCGCCTGGACGCTGATATCTGCCTTTTTCATTCTGGTGTTCAATTTCGTGTTTCTCGAAACGTAAGTGTACGGAATTCTGTGTCCTGTGAAGATGGTCAGCGCTTTCCGCTAACGATTTTGTGTATCCTTTCCCCCTCAGACTGGCCACACCGTTGACGATGGATATGTTCGCGTGGACGAAAGCCGAAGCCTTATATTACATGGCATGGATTATGGCGGTCGGAGCCATACTGGCCAGTGCCATGTTCCTGATGATTGATCCATTATGCAAGCGATTCCCAGAGCAGCAAGTTCTCATTTGGGGTGGCTTTTTCCTCATGGTGTTGGGACGCGCGGTTTACATACCGATGAGTGACACGCCGCCAAAGTTGGCACTTCCAGAAAATGCAACACTCGCGTCGCTGCGCATGGAGGACGATGTGACGACGTACGTGTACGGATCGAATTTTACAAACGTTTGGTCCAATCTGACCAGGGTGGACTTTGATTACAGTGGACCTATTCCCACAGCGGGCACAGAAACGTTGGACGGTGGTATCGACGCGCTAGGCTGTCCACCATCGCAGGAATGGTGTAAAACTACGCGCGGTATGACCATTAGCCAATTTCTGGTTGGTTATGCGTTCACGGCCATCGGGTATCCGATCGGTGTGACGCTGATTACAACCATCTTTTCGAAAGTGCTAGGACCGCGTCCTCAGGGCACATGGATGGGCATCATGACGGGCTCGGGGTGTCTATCGCGAGCACTGGGGCCGGTATTTTTATCTACAATCTACACCAAGTACGGACTATACTGGACCTTTGGCAGCACGGCGGTAATGATGGCGGCCACCATGATGTGGCTATGGCAAATGAGgtatttatttgaaattgatgTAAATCCTTCTAGGGCGTTGTATTAACGTTGCTCATTTCCCTCGACAGAGAAAGACTAGTGCCGATCCCTTACGAAGCAAGCTGTAGAGGAGAGGAGCTCGTGTCGGTGATCACGAAAGGAGATCAAGCGtcggaagaaaaaaagacaaccgAAGACGGTGGCGATCAGCTTAACGGTAATTCAAAAGACAGCAGCACTCCCGGCGATAGCTGATCCCTTCGCGGAACGGCTGATCATGTAGCTGCAGGGAAACGAATTGCTCAGTTTATACACATATATAATCTATTCAGCGTTAAGGAGCGGCGTGTTCGTTGTGATATTTTCCTCGTTGGTAAGCGAACCGTATACAATTAGGTAGCCGTTTTGTGAAAGCATTCAGCAGTGAATGAAACGAAATCGCACAAAAAACAGTCTCGCCGTGGTTTCTTATCTAGCCGTGATTTGTCATTCCGAAAAAACGCGTTTGCCTCCTGTCTCCTCGTCTGCCTAATGCGCCCGGGTATTGATTGTTGTGAGTATCAGTACGGGGCGGCGTGTGTGCAATAATCCAGCCAGCTGATAAGTAATAGCACGGTGGTGGCAAACTGAAGGGCAAACACGCGGCCAAAACAAGTAGTTAGGCGTTGATTTAGCGCgagcgcgagcgcactgcATTTGCCGTTCCGATGAGACTTGTAGCGCGTCTAAGCAAAACTGGTTCTTGACTTAGTGTCGATTAAACTGATCGCGCGAGCAGTCATGTGCGCTTCTAGCTCGCGTTTGCTTCCCCGTCGTGAGAATGCCATCCGTGTTTGATTTATTGGCGCGTATTGGCGGTGTGGGCAGTGAATGCAATTATTTTTTACGTCACCCTTAAATCATATCAGTGAGTGCTTTCTCCATCAATTCAATTGATTGCAAAATATGACCGCCGGTTCTAAGTCGGAAGAACAAGTTTGTAGAAAATCGAATCGACGAGTTGCGCATCGCCTCGTGTGATACAGGGTTCGATCGGTGCTAGTCGAATGTACGGTGGTCATTTCGGTTTTGTCGTTCGTGACCATGGCATCGATTGGGAGTTGGTGGCGCGTGGTGCAAAACGAAAAGGACCGTTCGAGTGGGCTTGAGAGTGATTTTGAATATCGCGAACGATGGATCACAATACGATTGGTGTATGTGAGCGGCTTCTTAATGTTTCTATCGTTTGGCGTGGTGACGACTGGGCTATGGCCATACCTGCAAGACGTAAGCAGTCGGCGCAGCGATGGTGCAGAGTGTTACCGTTGCATAATGAAACCTTTTCTCCTCGATTCAGATGGATCCCACGGTTGGCAAGCCGTTTCTGAGTGTCGTATTTGCCGCTCCACCTGCCGGTCAGTTGATCTTTAGTCCACTTATCGGCTGGTGCTCGAATAGATTATCATCAATCCGCGTTCCGTTCGTGATACTGACagctttgtttgtgtttggcaATGGGCTGTACAGCGTCGTGGAGCTGTTCCCCACACCGCACCGAAGGTACGTCCTACTGTTGGCAAGGTTTGTCTTTGGCATATCGACGTCAATCAATACGCTTAGCCGAGCGTACATATCGACGGCCACTAAGCTGTCCGAGCGAACCGGTGCCATATCGATGAGCTCGTTGGCTCAAACGTTCGGGCTAGCAGTGGGGCCCATCATTCAAGCGGCCCTATCAACCATTGGCAAGGAAGGATTAATGTGGTACGGGCTGCGGATTAACATGTACACGATGGCGGGGTGGATTTGTGCGGCCCTTGGCGTGGTGTACATACTGTTTCTGAATCCTTCCTGCTTCGTGCATCGTACTATCGCCGCCCAGGAAGCGATGAAAACGACCGGATTCAGCAAAGCGACGGATACGTACGAACCGTTGAAAATGTTCTCGATCTGGACGGTCATGATCGGTTACAgtgtgttgatgtttttctacGTGTCTGTTCAAACGTAAGTATGCGCAAACATTCTTATTTCTCATTCCAATACTCATTGCAATGTTTGTTCTATTTCTTTTAGCGCCCTTTCACCGATATCGCTCGATCAGTTCGGCTGGAGCCACGAGGAATCTCTGTATTACCTGGGCATCTTAATTACGGGCGGCACTTTGTGCTCTTGTGCCGTGTTTCTGCTGTTGCCTCAGTTATGTAAACGGTTTCAGGAGCACAATGTGTTTCTCTTTTTCGCTATTGTACCACTGTTTATCAGTCAAGTGGTGATGATACCGATGGGTAGCAAATCAATTCCAATGTTAGATTCGTCGAATAATAGAAGTACGGGcgttggtggtggcggtggctgtCCAATCGAACAGGAATGGTGTAATTCTATTCCTCCCATTAATCAATACCAATTAACTATCTCATACACGATGCTGTGTATTTCGTTCTCGGTTGGAATAGCCATTAGTCAAACGATTCTTTCGAAACTGCTCGGCACCCGGCCGCAGGGCAACTGGATGGCGC
Proteins encoded:
- the LOC1280464 gene encoding major facilitator superfamily domain-containing protein 8 isoform X2, which codes for MERLKNCLLKKPSKNDLDDGLETAAEYTERWTSVRIIYYTMFLMSLGFSIILTGVWPYLDKLDPHAGKEFLGWIVGANPVGQMIFSPLVGWWGNRLGSIRLPLLCSLALFSIASGIYACLELFPTDQKYWMLYSRFLIGVSSSSVAVCRSYLSAATKVKERTGAVSMVSLAQTLGFIVGPVLQGAVTMFGEDGLPLVKNKLHLNMYTATGWINVLMGILNFCLFLPFVFKEKRIAALEAMKQQGMQSEKETWKSMKPDYLSAWTLISAFFILVFNFVFLETLATPLTMDMFAWTKAEALYYMAWIMAVGAILASAMFLMIDPLCKRFPEQQVLIWGGFFLMVLGRAVYIPMSDTPPKLALPENATLASLRMEDDVTTYVYGSNFTNVWSNLTRVDFDYSGPIPTAGTETLDGGIDALGCPPSQEWCKTTRGMTISQFLVGYAFTAIGYPIGVTLITTIFSKVLGPRPQGTWMGIMTGSGCLSRALGPVFLSTIYTKYGLYWTFGSTAVMMAATMMWLWQMRKTSADPLRSKL
- the LOC1280464 gene encoding major facilitator superfamily domain-containing protein 8 isoform X1, with the translated sequence MERLKNCLLKKPSKNDLDDGLETAAEYTERWTSVRIIYYTMFLMSLGFSIILTGVWPYLDKLDPHAGKEFLGWIVGANPVGQMIFSPLVGWWGNRLGSIRLPLLCSLALFSIASGIYACLELFPTDQKYWMLYSRFLIGVSSSSVAVCRSYLSAATKVKERTGAVSMVSLAQTLGFIVGPVLQGAVTMFGEDGLPLVKNKLHLNMYTATGWINVLMGILNFCLFLPFVFKEKRIAALEAMKQQGMQSEKETWKSMKPDYLSAWTLISAFFILVFNFVFLETLATPLTMDMFAWTKAEALYYMAWIMAVGAILASAMFLMIDPLCKRFPEQQVLIWGGFFLMVLGRAVYIPMSDTPPKLALPENATLASLRMEDDVTTYVYGSNFTNVWSNLTRVDFDYSGPIPTAGTETLDGGIDALGCPPSQEWCKTTRGMTISQFLVGYAFTAIGYPIGVTLITTIFSKVLGPRPQGTWMGIMTGSGCLSRALGPVFLSTIYTKYGLYWTFGSTAVMMAATMMWLWQMRERLVPIPYEASCRGEELVSVITKGDQASEEKKTTEDGGDQLNGNSKDSSTPGDS
- the LOC1280464 gene encoding major facilitator superfamily domain-containing protein 8 isoform X3, whose amino-acid sequence is MIFSPLVGWWGNRLGSIRLPLLCSLALFSIASGIYACLELFPTDQKYWMLYSRFLIGVSSSSVAVCRSYLSAATKVKERTGAVSMVSLAQTLGFIVGPVLQGAVTMFGEDGLPLVKNKLHLNMYTATGWINVLMGILNFCLFLPFVFKEKRIAALEAMKQQGMQSEKETWKSMKPDYLSAWTLISAFFILVFNFVFLETLATPLTMDMFAWTKAEALYYMAWIMAVGAILASAMFLMIDPLCKRFPEQQVLIWGGFFLMVLGRAVYIPMSDTPPKLALPENATLASLRMEDDVTTYVYGSNFTNVWSNLTRVDFDYSGPIPTAGTETLDGGIDALGCPPSQEWCKTTRGMTISQFLVGYAFTAIGYPIGVTLITTIFSKVLGPRPQGTWMGIMTGSGCLSRALGPVFLSTIYTKYGLYWTFGSTAVMMAATMMWLWQMRERLVPIPYEASCRGEELVSVITKGDQASEEKKTTEDGGDQLNGNSKDSSTPGDS
- the LOC1280332 gene encoding major facilitator superfamily domain-containing protein 8, with the protein product MASIGSWWRVVQNEKDRSSGLESDFEYRERWITIRLVYVSGFLMFLSFGVVTTGLWPYLQDMDPTVGKPFLSVVFAAPPAGQLIFSPLIGWCSNRLSSIRVPFVILTALFVFGNGLYSVVELFPTPHRRYVLLLARFVFGISTSINTLSRAYISTATKLSERTGAISMSSLAQTFGLAVGPIIQAALSTIGKEGLMWYGLRINMYTMAGWICAALGVVYILFLNPSCFVHRTIAAQEAMKTTGFSKATDTYEPLKMFSIWTVMIGYSVLMFFYVSVQTALSPISLDQFGWSHEESLYYLGILITGGTLCSCAVFLLLPQLCKRFQEHNVFLFFAIVPLFISQVVMIPMGSKSIPMLDSSNNRSTGVGGGGGCPIEQEWCNSIPPINQYQLTISYTMLCISFSVGIAISQTILSKLLGTRPQGNWMALYTSIGGLTRIIGPASVVVYVRFGTYWLFGLGAMISGLLLIWMWCYKSHLRTTKKINHAEEMQRMANGVAE